One genomic window of Arachis stenosperma cultivar V10309 chromosome 10, arast.V10309.gnm1.PFL2, whole genome shotgun sequence includes the following:
- the LOC130955565 gene encoding phosphatidylserine decarboxylase proenzyme 2-like isoform X2, with the protein MGHGDSKLSSSSVTEKKASRRARFKQRLHIGHYIRHRTANSNGNANGNGNGKGSSSSQKLISADNFAGIALFTLLRAEMQFKDKWIACLSLGEQTFRTKTSDNTDKPVWNSEKKLLLEQNGPHVARISVYETNKLSSNTLVGYCEIDLLEFLTQDSDSDTEIINLLDPSVPGKVVGSISISCSIEDPIETQKGFVRRILSIVDFNEDGMLSLSEFSDLIDAFGNQLATSKKEELFKAADKNGDGVVSMDELAALLTFQQEKEPLLNCCPVCGEVLNISDQLNSMIHLTLCFDEGTGNQVMTGGFLTDKQASYGWFFKLSEWAHFSSYDVGIRSGSSASHILVYDRKSQRLVEEIIDKKIVLSMRAIYQSKVGLGLMDVGVKELLQSISEKQGARMDSPESAADIPKFVESYKGQINLAEVKYPLEQFKTFNEFFIRELKPGSRPISSPECDNIAVCAADCRLMAFKTVDDSSRFWIKGRKFSVQGLLGKEMCSNAFVDGTLVIFRLAPQDYHRFHVPVSGTIEQFVDIPGCLYTVNPIAVNSKYCNVFTENKRVVSIISTVDFGKVAFVAIGATMVGSITFTRKKGDYVKKGDEFGYFSFGGSTVICVFEKNSIAIDEDLLANSSRSLETLVCVGMRLGISMKSS; encoded by the exons atgggtcaCGGAGACTCCAAACTGTCGTCTTCTTCCGTAACGGAAAAGAAAGCCTCCCGTCGAGCTCGCTTCAAGCAGCGTCTTCACATCGGCCACTATATTCGCCACCGCACCGCTAACTCTAACGGTAACGCTAACGGCAACGGCAACGGCAAAGGATCTTCCTCCTCACAGAAACTCATCTCCGCCGACAACTTCGCCGGAATCGCCCTCTTTACCTTACTCCGC GCGGAGATGCAGTTCAAGGACAAATGGATTGCATGCCTTTCACTCGGAGAACAGACTTTCCGTACTAAGACCTCCGACAA TACAGACAAGCCTGTTTGGAATTCT GAAAAGAAACTTCTTTTGGAACAGAATGGACCACATGTTGCAAGAATCTCAGTTTACGAG ACCAATAAGTTGTCCAGCAATACTCTTGTTGGATACTGTGAGATTGATCTGCTTGAATTTCTGACCCAA GATTCTGATTCTGACACTGAGATCATCAACCTTTTAGATCCATCAGTTCCAGGAAAAGTGGTTGGCAGCATTTCTATTTCATGTTCTATAGAG GACCCAATTGAGACGCAGAAAGGTTTTGTAAGACGCATCTTATCTATAGTG GACTTCAATGAAGATGGGATGCTTTCACTGTCTGAGTTTTCTGATCTAATCGATGCTTTTGGCAATCAATTAGCAACCAGCAAG aaagAGGAGTTGTTCAAAGCAGCTGACAAGAATGGAGATGGTGTTGTTAGCATGGATGAATTGGCTGCCCTTCTTACATTTCAACAAGAAAA GGAACCACTGTTGAATTGCTGTCCTGTTTGTGGTGAGGTTCTTAATATTTCCGACCAGTTGAACAGCATGATTCACTTAACACTCTGTTTTGACGAAGGGACTGGAAATCAGGTGATGACTGGAGGATTCTTGACTGATAAGCAAGCTTCATATGG gtGGTTCTTCAAACTGAGTGAATGGGCCCATTTCTCATCCTATGATGTTGGTATTCGATCTGGATCTAGTGCTTCCCATATCCTG GTATATGATCGGAAGTCTCAAAGGCTTGTCGAAGAAATAATTGacaaaaaaattgttttgtCTATGAGAGCTATTTATCAGTCAAAAGTAGGCCTTGGCTTAATGGATGTAG GGGTTAAGGAGCTCTTACAAAGCATTTCCGAAAAGCAGGGAGCACGAATGGATTCACCTGAATCCGCTGCTGATATACCCAAGTTTGTTGAATCTTATAAG GGTCAAATCAATTTGGCTGAAGTCAAGTATCCACTGGAACAATTTAAG ACATTCAATGAGTTTTTCATTAGAGAGTTAAAGCCCGGTTCAAGACCAATTTCCTCTCCTGAATGTGATAACATTGCTGTATGTGCTGCTGATTGCCGTCTAATGGCATTTAAAACAGTTGATGACAGTTCAAGATTTTGGATTAAG GGTCGAAAGTTTTCAGTTCAAGGTCTTTTGGGGAAAGAAATGTGTTCCAATGCTTTTGTTGATGGAACTTTGGTAATATTCCGTTTGGCACCACAG GATTATCACCGTTTCCATGTTCCAGTATCAGGAACTATTGAACAATTTGTTGACATCCCTGGATGCTTATATACG gtcAATCCAATTGCTGTAAATAGCAAGTACTGTAATGTCTTCACGGAAAATAAGCGAGTTGTTTCAATAATTTCTACTGTAGATTTTGGAAAG GTGGCATTTGTTGCAATAGGAGCTACTATGGTCGGCAGCATTACTTTTACAAGGAAAAAGGGTGATTATGTCAAGAAGGGAGATGAG TTTGGATATTTCTCCTTTGGTGGAAGCACTGTAATTTGTGTTTTCGAAAAG AATTCAATAGCAATTGATGAAGATCTTCTAGCAAATAGCAGCAGATCACTAGAGACCTTGGTTTGTGTGGGGATGAGATTGGGCATCTCTATGAAATCGTCTTGA
- the LOC130955565 gene encoding phosphatidylserine decarboxylase proenzyme 2-like isoform X1, whose translation MGHGDSKLSSSSVTEKKASRRARFKQRLHIGHYIRHRTANSNGNANGNGNGKGSSSSQKLISADNFAGIALFTLLRAEMQFKDKWIACLSLGEQTFRTKTSDNTDKPVWNSEKKLLLEQNGPHVARISVYETNKLSSNTLVGYCEIDLLEFLTQGIRTSYAEKGGKGIKGKRSDSDSDTEIINLLDPSVPGKVVGSISISCSIEDPIETQKGFVRRILSIVDFNEDGMLSLSEFSDLIDAFGNQLATSKKEELFKAADKNGDGVVSMDELAALLTFQQEKEPLLNCCPVCGEVLNISDQLNSMIHLTLCFDEGTGNQVMTGGFLTDKQASYGWFFKLSEWAHFSSYDVGIRSGSSASHILVYDRKSQRLVEEIIDKKIVLSMRAIYQSKVGLGLMDVGVKELLQSISEKQGARMDSPESAADIPKFVESYKGQINLAEVKYPLEQFKTFNEFFIRELKPGSRPISSPECDNIAVCAADCRLMAFKTVDDSSRFWIKGRKFSVQGLLGKEMCSNAFVDGTLVIFRLAPQDYHRFHVPVSGTIEQFVDIPGCLYTVNPIAVNSKYCNVFTENKRVVSIISTVDFGKVAFVAIGATMVGSITFTRKKGDYVKKGDEFGYFSFGGSTVICVFEKNSIAIDEDLLANSSRSLETLVCVGMRLGISMKSS comes from the exons atgggtcaCGGAGACTCCAAACTGTCGTCTTCTTCCGTAACGGAAAAGAAAGCCTCCCGTCGAGCTCGCTTCAAGCAGCGTCTTCACATCGGCCACTATATTCGCCACCGCACCGCTAACTCTAACGGTAACGCTAACGGCAACGGCAACGGCAAAGGATCTTCCTCCTCACAGAAACTCATCTCCGCCGACAACTTCGCCGGAATCGCCCTCTTTACCTTACTCCGC GCGGAGATGCAGTTCAAGGACAAATGGATTGCATGCCTTTCACTCGGAGAACAGACTTTCCGTACTAAGACCTCCGACAA TACAGACAAGCCTGTTTGGAATTCT GAAAAGAAACTTCTTTTGGAACAGAATGGACCACATGTTGCAAGAATCTCAGTTTACGAG ACCAATAAGTTGTCCAGCAATACTCTTGTTGGATACTGTGAGATTGATCTGCTTGAATTTCTGACCCAA GGTATACGCACAAGTTATGCTGAAAAGGGAGGAAAAGGCATCAAGGGGAAAAGAAGT GATTCTGATTCTGACACTGAGATCATCAACCTTTTAGATCCATCAGTTCCAGGAAAAGTGGTTGGCAGCATTTCTATTTCATGTTCTATAGAG GACCCAATTGAGACGCAGAAAGGTTTTGTAAGACGCATCTTATCTATAGTG GACTTCAATGAAGATGGGATGCTTTCACTGTCTGAGTTTTCTGATCTAATCGATGCTTTTGGCAATCAATTAGCAACCAGCAAG aaagAGGAGTTGTTCAAAGCAGCTGACAAGAATGGAGATGGTGTTGTTAGCATGGATGAATTGGCTGCCCTTCTTACATTTCAACAAGAAAA GGAACCACTGTTGAATTGCTGTCCTGTTTGTGGTGAGGTTCTTAATATTTCCGACCAGTTGAACAGCATGATTCACTTAACACTCTGTTTTGACGAAGGGACTGGAAATCAGGTGATGACTGGAGGATTCTTGACTGATAAGCAAGCTTCATATGG gtGGTTCTTCAAACTGAGTGAATGGGCCCATTTCTCATCCTATGATGTTGGTATTCGATCTGGATCTAGTGCTTCCCATATCCTG GTATATGATCGGAAGTCTCAAAGGCTTGTCGAAGAAATAATTGacaaaaaaattgttttgtCTATGAGAGCTATTTATCAGTCAAAAGTAGGCCTTGGCTTAATGGATGTAG GGGTTAAGGAGCTCTTACAAAGCATTTCCGAAAAGCAGGGAGCACGAATGGATTCACCTGAATCCGCTGCTGATATACCCAAGTTTGTTGAATCTTATAAG GGTCAAATCAATTTGGCTGAAGTCAAGTATCCACTGGAACAATTTAAG ACATTCAATGAGTTTTTCATTAGAGAGTTAAAGCCCGGTTCAAGACCAATTTCCTCTCCTGAATGTGATAACATTGCTGTATGTGCTGCTGATTGCCGTCTAATGGCATTTAAAACAGTTGATGACAGTTCAAGATTTTGGATTAAG GGTCGAAAGTTTTCAGTTCAAGGTCTTTTGGGGAAAGAAATGTGTTCCAATGCTTTTGTTGATGGAACTTTGGTAATATTCCGTTTGGCACCACAG GATTATCACCGTTTCCATGTTCCAGTATCAGGAACTATTGAACAATTTGTTGACATCCCTGGATGCTTATATACG gtcAATCCAATTGCTGTAAATAGCAAGTACTGTAATGTCTTCACGGAAAATAAGCGAGTTGTTTCAATAATTTCTACTGTAGATTTTGGAAAG GTGGCATTTGTTGCAATAGGAGCTACTATGGTCGGCAGCATTACTTTTACAAGGAAAAAGGGTGATTATGTCAAGAAGGGAGATGAG TTTGGATATTTCTCCTTTGGTGGAAGCACTGTAATTTGTGTTTTCGAAAAG AATTCAATAGCAATTGATGAAGATCTTCTAGCAAATAGCAGCAGATCACTAGAGACCTTGGTTTGTGTGGGGATGAGATTGGGCATCTCTATGAAATCGTCTTGA
- the LOC130954719 gene encoding 60S ribosomal protein L44: MVNVPKTKKTYCKSKECRKHTLHKVTQYKKGKDSIAAQGKRRYDRKQSGYGGQTKPVFHKKAKTTKKIVLRLQCQGCKHVSQHPIKRCKHFEIGGDKKGKGTSLF, from the exons ATG GTGAACGTTCCAAAGACAAAGAAGACCTACTGCAAGAGCAAGGAATGCAGGAAGCACACACTGCACAAGGTTACCCAATACAAGAAGGGTAAGGATAGCATTGCTGCTCAAGGAAAGCGTCGTTATGATCGCAAACAGTCCGGTTATGGTGGTCAGACTAAGCCCGTCTTCCACAAGAAG GCAAAAACCACCAAGAAGATTGTCCTGAGGCTGCAATGCCAGGGTTGCAAGCATGTGTCTCAACATCCAATTAAG AGGTGCAAGCACTTTGAGATTGGTGGTGACAAGAAGGGAAAGGGAACCTCTCTGTTCTAG
- the LOC130954718 gene encoding putative clathrin assembly protein At1g03050: MAPSSFRKAIGAVKDTTSIGLAKVGSSTSLADLDVAIVKATRHNEYPAEEKYLREILSLTCYSRVFISACVNTISRRLSKTRSWTVALKSLVLIQRLLAEGDPAYEQEIFFSTRRGTRLLNMSDFRDHSRSGSWDFSAFVRTYALYLDERLDFKMQSRRGRHGKLSFDDDVYKERFIERHRERGCDSDGDRDRDREKIYKERERERERERERGRDRDRDRDIDKDRDRDREVVVRSTPVKDMTLDKLYYKMHHLQLLLERFLACRPTGAAKDHRIVIVALYPIVRESFQLYYDITEILGIFLDRFPEMEAVDCSKVYDIFCRVGKQFDELDVFYIWSKNIGIARFSEYPEIEKITPKKLEIMEEFIKGKLVLPQNNQQEKKEVKAAKEPEPEPEEDMNAIKALPPPEESISEAPAKEEPKKEPQVEKPVQMEANLLNLGDETVTCEDQGDKLALALFDGALPAATGATQALPWHAFDEAEDWETALVQSGSNLSNQKPALGGGFDTLVLNGMYQRAEMTTTMQGPGYGVSGSASSVALGSAGRPAVLALPAPPTPGSGLSSGSVDPFAASLSMAPPSYVQMSEIEKKQKLLLEEQLMWQQFEMDRSQGQAAFLKQQHQQHNKNPYFGGYPENYGNYQR; encoded by the exons ATGGCTCCAAGCTCATTCAGAAAAGCCATTGGGGCAGTGAAGGATACAACAAGCATAGGCCTAGCCAAAGTTGGAAGCAGCACCTCGCTTGCCGACCTTGACGTGGCAATCGTGAAGGCGACGAGGCACAACGAATACCCGGCCGAAGAGAAGTATCTTAGGGAGATCCTGAGCTTAACATGTTACTCTCGCGTATTCATCAGTGCTTGTGTGAATACCATCTCAAGACGTCTGAGCAAGACTAGAAGTTGGACGGTGGCTTTGAAAAGTCTTGTGTTGATTCAAAGGCTGCTAGCAGAGGGTGATCCTGCCTATGAGCAGGAGATATTCTTCTCAACTCGCCGTGGGACTCGCCTTCTCAACATGTCTGATTTTCGTGACCACTCAAGATCCGGTTCATGGGACTTCTCTGCATTTGTGCGCACCTACGCCCTGTATCTAGATGAAAGACTTGACTTCAAGATGCAAAGCCGCCGTGGGAGGCACGGCAAATTGAGTTTTGATGATGACGTGTATAAAGAAAGGTTCATTGAAAGGCATAGAGAAAGAGGATGCGATAGTGATGGAgacagagacagagacagagaaaaaatctacaaagaaagagaaagagaaagagaaagagaaagagaaagaggcAGAGACAGAGACAGGGACAGAGACATCGATAAGGACAGGGACAGGGACAGAGAAGTTGTTGTAAGATCTACACCAGTTAAAGACATGACACTGGATAAACTTTACTACAAGATGCATCATTTACAATTGCTGCTTGAGAGATTTTTAGCATGTCGTCCCACAG GGGCAGCAAAGGACCACAGAATTGTGATAGTTGCTCTATATCCGATTGTGAGGGAAAGTTTCCAACTGTATTATGATATAACAGAAATATTGGGTATCTTCCTTGATCGCTTCCCCGAAATGGAGGCAGTGGATTGTAGCAAGGTATATGACATCTTCTGTCGTGTCGGAAAGCAATTCGATGAGCTAGATGTGTTTTATATCTGGAGCAAGAATATCGGAATTGCACGTTTTTCTGAGTATCCTGAGATTGAAAAAATCACGCCCAAGAAGCTAGAGATAATGGAAGAGTTTATAAAAGGAAAGCTCGTCTTGCCACAGAACaaccaacaagaaaagaaggaagTTAAAGCCGCCAAGGAACCGGAACCAGAACCAGAAGAGGATATGAATGCAATTAAGGCACTACCACCACCAGAAGAATCCATTTCTGAGGCACCGGCAAAAGAGGAGCCAAAGAAAGAGCCACAAGTAGAAAAACCTGTGCAAATGGAAGCTAATTTGTTGAATTTAGGAGACGAAACGGTAACTTGTGAAGACCAGGGAGACAAACTGGCCTTGGCTTTGTTTGATGGAGCTTTACCAGCAGCAACAGGTGCAACCCAAGCACTTCCATGGCATGCATTCGACGAAGCAGAAGATTGGGAGACGGCATTGGTCCAATCAGGTAGCAACTTATCGAACCAGAAGCCTGCATTGGGTGGTGGCTTTGATACATTAGTGTTGAATGGCATGTACCAACGAGCAGAAAtgacaacaacaatgcaaggaccTGGTTATGGGGTGAGTGGAAGTGCTAGCAGTGTGGCACTTGGTTCAGCTGGAAGGCCTGCAGTGCTAGCATTGCCAGCGCCACCAACACCGGGCAGTGGTTTGAGTTCCGGCAGTGTAGATCCCTTTGCAGCCTCTCTATCTATGGCACCGCCGTCTTACGTGCAAATGTCGGAGATAGAGAAGAAACAGAAGTTGTTGCTTGAAGAGCAATTAATGTGGCAGCAATTTGAAATGGATCGGAGCCAAGGACAAGCTGCATTCTTGAAGCAGCAGCATCAACAACATAATAAAAATCCTTATTTCGGAGGTTATCCAGAGAATTATGGCAATTATCAACGTTAA
- the LOC130956655 gene encoding peroxidase 43: MVLTSCCEGQFILQVGFYRNTCPEAESIVHGVVRDAVASDPNMAAALLRLHFHDCFVEGCDASILIDVSSQPEKLAFAHQGLRGFEVIQRAKAQLEASCPALVSCADILALAARDAIALTNGPTYQVPTGRRDGFVSNFSLADEMPQVTDSIQILKAKFLNKGLTHKDLVLLSAAHTIGTTACFFMTKRLYNFFPGGVGSDPAINPNFLPRLKARCPQNGDVNARLAIDEGGGTEFDKHILKNIREGFAVLESDARLNDDIFTKSVMDSYFSPLNPIFGPSFEADFVESIVKMGQIGVKTGFLGENIGVMIGGESKKF, from the exons ATGGTGTTGACAAGTTGTTGTGAGGGTCAGTTTATTCTTCAAGTGGGTTTCTACCGAAACACGTGTCCTGAAGCTGAGTCCATTGTCCATGGCGTAGTGAGAGACGCCGTTGCCTCTGACCCCAACATGGCGGCGGCCTTGCTCAGGCTTCACTTCCATGACTGCTTTGTTGAGGGATGCGACGCTTCCATTCTCATCGACGTGTCATCACAGCCGGAGAAGCTTGCATTTGCTCATCAAGGCCTCAGAGGCTTTGAGGTCATTCAAAGAGCCAAGGCTCAATTGGAAGCttcttgccctgcccttgtttCTTGTGCTGACATTCTCGCTTTGGCTGCCAGAGACGCCATTGCTCTG ACCAATGGACCAACATATCAAGTTCCAACTGGGCGCAGAGATGGTTTCGTTTCCAATTTTAGCCTTGCAGATGAAATGCCTCAAGTTACTGATTCTATTCAGATACTCAAGGCCAAGTTCCTCAACAAGGGTCTCACCCACAAAGACCTTGTTCTTCTCTCTg CTGCACATACAATTGGAACTACAGCATGCTTCTTCATGACAAAAAGGCTATACAACTTCTTCCCGGGAGGTGTGGGATCAGACCCAGCTATCAACCCAAACTTCCTCCCAAGGCTGAAGGCTAGGTGCCCTCAAAACGGCGATGTTAACGCTCGCCTCGCCATCGATGAAGGCGGTGGGACGGAATTTGACAAACACATTCTCAAGAACATAAGGGAAGGTTTTGCTGTCTTAGAATCTGATGCTAGGCTTAATGATGATATATTCACCAAGAGTGTTATGGATTCCTACTTTAGTCCCCTTAATCCAATTTTTGGACCTTCTTTTGAAGCTGATTTTGTTGAGTCTATTGTGAAAATGGGCCAAATTGGTGTCAAGACTGGTTTTCTTGGAGAG aaTATTGGTGTTATGATTGGTGGCGAATCCAAAAAATTCTAG
- the LOC130954935 gene encoding vacuolar iron transporter homolog 1-like isoform X2 — MMSEEKKIDYSQRAQWLRAGVMGATDGLVSVASLMMGVGAVRTDAKAMLLAGFAGSVAGGCSMAIGEFVSVYTQYEVEVAQIKNKTICEDVQMGKKALPNPLQAALASASCYCLGAVPPLVGAAFIRDYRTRIMVVLAVATLSLFVFGWIGSVLGNTPMLRSCARLLLGGWMAMAITFALTKLFAFTGLQL; from the coding sequence atgatgagtgaagaaaagaagattgACTACTCGCAAAGAGCACAGTGGCTTCGTGCCGGTGTAATGGGAGCCACGGACGGATTAGTATCAGTGGCTTCGTTAATGATGGGAGTGGGAGCGGTTCGAACCGACGCAAAAGCAATGCTTCTTGCTGGTTTTGCAGGATCAGTTGCAGGAGGTTGTAGCATGGCAATAGGTGAGTTTGTTTCTGTGTACACACAGTATGAAGTCGAAGTTGCTCAAATCAAGAACAAAACAATTTGTGAAGACGTGCAAATGGGAAAGAAAGCGTTACCTAATCCATTGCAAGCTGCATTGGCATCTGCATCGTGTTATTGTTTAGGTGCGGTTCCTCCTTTGGTGGGAGCAGCGTTTATTAGAGACTACCGTACAAGGATTATGGTGGTTTTGGCGGTGGCTACTCTGTCTTTGTTTGTGTTTGGTTGGATTGGGTCTGTGCTTGGAAACACACCAATGCTTAGGTCTTGTGCTAGGCTTCTTCTTGGTGGATGGATGGCTATGGCTATTACTTTTGCCTTAACCAAATTATTTGCTTTTACCGGTTTGCAATTATGA
- the LOC130954935 gene encoding vacuolar iron transporter homolog 1-like isoform X1: protein MASFVPSDMVSTSHNNGGVLVVAINNKEEKEQQQQMMSEEKKIDYSQRAQWLRAGVMGATDGLVSVASLMMGVGAVRTDAKAMLLAGFAGSVAGGCSMAIGEFVSVYTQYEVEVAQIKNKTICEDVQMGKKALPNPLQAALASASCYCLGAVPPLVGAAFIRDYRTRIMVVLAVATLSLFVFGWIGSVLGNTPMLRSCARLLLGGWMAMAITFALTKLFAFTGLQL from the coding sequence ATGGCTTCATTTGTACCCTCTGATATGGTTTCAACCAGCCATAACAATGGTGGAGTTTTAGTTGTTGCAATCAACAACAAAGAGGAGaaggaacaacaacaacaaatgatgagtgaagaaaagaagattgACTACTCGCAAAGAGCACAGTGGCTTCGTGCCGGTGTAATGGGAGCCACGGACGGATTAGTATCAGTGGCTTCGTTAATGATGGGAGTGGGAGCGGTTCGAACCGACGCAAAAGCAATGCTTCTTGCTGGTTTTGCAGGATCAGTTGCAGGAGGTTGTAGCATGGCAATAGGTGAGTTTGTTTCTGTGTACACACAGTATGAAGTCGAAGTTGCTCAAATCAAGAACAAAACAATTTGTGAAGACGTGCAAATGGGAAAGAAAGCGTTACCTAATCCATTGCAAGCTGCATTGGCATCTGCATCGTGTTATTGTTTAGGTGCGGTTCCTCCTTTGGTGGGAGCAGCGTTTATTAGAGACTACCGTACAAGGATTATGGTGGTTTTGGCGGTGGCTACTCTGTCTTTGTTTGTGTTTGGTTGGATTGGGTCTGTGCTTGGAAACACACCAATGCTTAGGTCTTGTGCTAGGCTTCTTCTTGGTGGATGGATGGCTATGGCTATTACTTTTGCCTTAACCAAATTATTTGCTTTTACCGGTTTGCAATTATGA
- the LOC130954299 gene encoding uncharacterized protein LOC130954299, with product MEPLRLEKRTKPLWKPSKTREIPSNHVLECSSQKKTRDLPNLTECHACGFKFDVCTGKNGLRTLYSEWRVVLLCSKCFSSVESSRICTYCFSEASSDSFRCIQCRHSVHQNCFLKYRNAAPWSYSCIGSEFSVCVDCWIPKPVAISRSRRKVKGGVIKKKARVIVEKVNSNSRVLGGGDLVRSMEDVVKDANHDMEKKADAAAKAREEAVKKVVVARRAVEVANNALSLVPNREESGLKVDDVKFVDGSVMTSELHLNSSSKTSKRQCLMNTSCLDTPKIWDSSLDSSLKRSDSWDASGYEPSISVGSLDGGSSNDLNRHCIGTSDMKTCANDGGRTAEINAEEIEDEVLNEGEGSCSFRLINHGGEDSGLESDRKQADPALCGDERCNGKPDRYFLKYMRRRCRLKPNIESKPNNKAYLESHDAAVGLRSNCSGELRTIYNASFRSYAPLQARICLQK from the coding sequence ATGGAGCCCCTCCGACTGGAGAAACGAACAAAGCCGCTCTGGAAACCCTCCAAGACACGGGAAATCCCTTCAAATCACGTTTTGGAGTGTTCATCGCAGAAGAAAACTAGGGATTTGCCGAACTTGACCGAATGCCATGCGTGCGGATTCAAGTTCGACGTTTGCACCGGTAAGAATGGACTCAGAACCCTTTATAGCGAATGGCGTGTTGTTCTTCTTTGCAGCAAGTGCTTTTCTTCTGTTGAATCTTCTCGAATTTGCACATATTGTTTCTCTGAAGCTTCTTCCGATTCGTTTCGTTGCATTCAATGTCGGCATTCAGTGCACCAGAACTGTTTCTTGAAATACAGAAATGCTGCACCATGGTCTTATTCCTGTATAGGTTCTGAATTTTCTGTTTGTGTGGATTGTTGGATTCCCAAACCAGTGGCAATTtctagaagtagaagaaaggtTAAGGGTGGAGTGATCAAGAAAAAGGCTAGGGTTATAGTAGAGAAGGTGAATTCTAATTCAAGGGTTTTGGGAGGTGGGGATTTGGTGAGATCTATGGAGGATGTGGTTAAGGATGCAAATCATGATATGGAAAAGAAGGCTGATGCAGCTGCTAAGGCCAGAGAGGAGGCGGTAAAGAAAGTTGTGGTGGCTAGAAGGGCTGTTGAAGTGGCAAATAATGCTTTGAGCTTGGTACCGAACAGAGAAGAGAGTGGTCTTAAGGTTGATGATGTAAAGTTTGTTGATGGTTCAGTGATGACGTCTGAGTTGCATTTGAATAGCTCATCGAAGACTTCAAAGAGACAATGCTTAATGAATACAAGTTGCTTGGATACTCCCAAGATATGGGATTCAAGTCTTGATTCATCATTGAAGAGATCGGATTCATGGGATGCTAGTGGTTATGAACCTTCTATTTCTGTAGGATCTTTGGATGGTGGTTCTTCAAATGACCTGAATCGTCACTGCATTGGCACAAGTGACATGAAAACTTGCGCAAATGATGGTGGACGCACAGCTGAAATCAATGCTGAAGAGATTGAGGATGAGGTCTTGAATGAAGGTGAGGGAAGTTGTTCTTTTCGGTTGATAAACCATGGAGGAGAAGACAGTGGGTTAGAATCTGATCGCAAGCAAGCAGATCCTGCATTGTGTGGGGATGAAAGATGTAATGGAAAGCCTGATCGCTATTTCTTGAAGTATATGAGGAGAAGGTGTAGGTTAAAACCAAATATAGAAAGTAAACCCAATAATAAGGCTTATCTTGAGAGTCATGATGCTGCTGTTGGGCTTCGATCCAATTGTTCTGGGGAATTGAGAACAATATACAATGCTTCATTTCGGTCTTATGCTCCTTTGCAAGCACGCATCTGCTTGCAAAAGTGA